In Silene latifolia isolate original U9 population chromosome X, ASM4854445v1, whole genome shotgun sequence, the following proteins share a genomic window:
- the LOC141617165 gene encoding uncharacterized protein LOC141617165 → MDNDQYPLWVALFTNHAKSTRVLQHSIPSKGKSVGPAPEDDKELWETIDATVFQWIYATVTNDLLETIVEDNSTAKECWDRIKNIFHDNQHSRAVTLEQEFSHISMDDFANASDYCQRLKSIADQLKNVGSLVSDSHLVLQLVSGLSAAYNGVGTIIRQSNRRSDGDGYQVRY, encoded by the coding sequence ATGGATAATGATCAATATCCGTTGTGGGTTGCCCTTTTCACGAACCACGCCAAGTCCACTCGCGTGCTTCAACACAGCATTCCATCAAAGGGTAAATCCGTTGGCCCTGCACCGGAGGATGATAAAGAGTTATGGGAGACGATTGATGCAACGGTATTTCAATGGATTTACGCAACTGTTACCAACGATCTTCTCGAAACCATTGTTGAGGATAACTCGACAGCCAAAGAATGTTGGGATCGAATAAAGaatatttttcatgataatcaaCATTCTAGGGCTGTCACTCTCGAGCAAGAATTTTCGCATATTTCCATGGACGATTTTGCGAATGCGTCTGATTATTGCCAACGTCTTAAGAGCATTGCTGATCAACTCAAGAATGTTGGTTCTCTGGTAAGTGATAGTCATCTCGTTCTTCAATTGGTTTCTGGTTTATCTGCGGCTTATAATGGTGTAGGTACCATAATTCGCCAAAGCAACCGACGATCAGATGGAGACGGCTATCAAGTACGGTATTGA